The nucleotide sequence ggctggtccagaaggtttTGAAGTCCAATGCGAGCTGGCTAATTAGACTCAAAATTAGCTTGATGATAGGAGGCAAAGTGTTGTGGTGAAAGAATGGTTTCCTGATTGgaagtctgtgactagtggtgtatagCGTGGATCAGTTCTAGGACCTTTTCTGTTTGTGATATCTTAATGTGTTAGATGTGAATGTAGGAGGTGTGATTAGTGAGTTTGCATATGATACAAAAATTGATATTATGGATGGCAAGGAAGATTGACTCtctacagcaggacattgatcagTTGGAAAGTTGGGcggagaattggcagatggaatttaaccctgGTATAAGATAATGTTAATGACCAGAGACCTAGTGATTCAAGACTATGGTTCCCCCTGAAGTAGTAGCACTGGGAGGTTAAAAGAGTGGTGAAGAAGACGTATTAAATACTTGCCATCAGATGTGGAGGCATAGAGTGTAAGAGATGAGACATGACTTACAACTTGCAACTTTACGAAGTGCTGATTTGGCTACACTGGGGTCTTGTGTGTAGTTCTAGATCCCATGCTACAGGAAGGTTGTAATTGCACTGGTGAGAGAATACAAAGGTGATTCACCAAGATTGTACCTAGATTAGGGACTTGAATTATAGGGTGATATTAGATCAGATAGGCTTGTTTTTCCTCAGGTGAATGAGATGGAAGAGTTACCTAATAGAAGCATATATAATTATGAGAGTCATAGAAAATCCAGCCAAAGACAGGGGCATGTTAATGCTGTTTAATGTGGTTCCAAATAACTAATACTCCAGATGGCTAGCagatcagggagcatctgtggagagataaGAACCATGTAACTGCTACAGATTGATAAGTTCTGATACAAACAGAAAAGCAAATTATCCCATATTGTTGAATTTGATCATTGAGTTCCAAATGCTACACATGCCGAGATCTAAGGTGAAATGTTGGTCTCCAGTTTTCCATTGGGCTGCAGACTGGTGGATCAGGATGGGAATAGGAACAGATATCGAAATGACAGGAAACTGGAACCTCAGTGTCACCCCTGTGGACTGAATGGAAATGCTCTGAAAAATGGTCCCTAGTTTCTGAGAGATGGCACACATCAATCTTTGACTTTGATCAAGGAATTTGTTTTCCTTTAGAGCATTGCGACACCAGGAAACCAATGAAGTTCCTTTGAACCCTTGTCGATTGCAGTATCATAAGTTGATTTGCAAATTCTACAGTATTATAATATTTAAGCACTTTTACTGTTCATGGGAATTTCTCCATTGCTGACAGGAGTGCTGATCTAACAATAGAATTATTGTCTTCAGAAAGAGAAATCTTAAATTTTGTTTTGGTTCTTAAAAATCTTgcacttttttatatttttaaagttAACCATTTTATGAAGCACACTGTTATGCAACAAAATATTGCGAAATCAACAAGGATAAAATGCAGTCTTAGGAAATGTCAAACTTTCTTACAAAATATGTATTGCACTAGCTGATTTCAGCTTTCTATTACATTAGACTTGCGAATTGTTTACACAATGAGTTTCTGAAAGATAACACATATCAGTCTTTGACTTTGATCAAGGAACTTGCTTTCACGTTGAGCTTGTGACACTTCAGGAAAACCAATGAAGTTCCTTTGAACTATTTCAAATTGCAATATCTGCAATATTTTGCATTGTTTTTGAACTGTAATAATGTCAGAACTAGTACAGTGTAGAGAAGAAATAACCAATTTGCTCACAGCAAGTTCAGCAAACAACCATGAACTGAAACCCTCTTTAGGAATCCGAGATATAACAGGAGCAGTGCTTTGCTTTTTTAAAGTATTTTGTAAGTAAGTGTTTTGCTCTTTTAATCTTGGTATAGTTTCTACTTAAGCCAAAATCACGATTTTGGCTCCTGAATAAATTCAGTGACATCCACAGCACTCTAGGGTAAATAATTCCTGTGATACAGTTCCTCTTgaggaagaaatttctcctcattttcaCCTGAAAAGTgcagtccataattctgaaactTCATTGTGTGGGGAACAACCTTAATAGTCTGTCAACCCCCTCAGAATTCTGTAAGTTAGTGATAATTGGTTGAAAGTTAtattgactgacatctgagaGAGCACTACTCCTCAAAGTAATGTAATGGGATCTTTCACGTTCCTCTTCCCACTGCGTGAGCTTTATGTTTAAGCTGTTTCTCCTTCCTCTTGGTATAGCAAATAGAAATCCCTTAAATCTTGTAGGAATGCAGTAATGATAGGGAAGAGAAGTGCTAGGTACTATCAATAAAAAAACTGAGATAGAGAATTCTTTATTACATCTCCAAGATATAGGTAGACTACTTGGTTAATACGAAATTACCATTTATGGGAGCCTGCTGCCTGAAAGTTTCTTATGTTGCAATAGTGACTACACTTTATAAGTATCTGTCGAATGCTTTTGGACATGCAAAGATTGTAGAATGGCACCACAGAAATTGAcatctttatttctattttttcagTAATTATCTTAAGACTGTTGTGGACCTGGTGTTGAACAAATGTTATTAACATTGCACAAAGTTGCAGTAGAAAATTACAGGTTAGCAATGCCATTCAGGAACTTAGTCTAATCTGCACAAGGCTGAAGCAAATGCATTTAAAAAGAGTTACTTGAAGCTCATATTATCCAGCAGTTTGTATTTAAATAATATCTTTATTATAACGTCATGCGCTAGGGCACATCATAAATCTGTGCTGAAGCCACATATGGAGACAATGAGGAAGATGActaaaagtttgtcaaagaggTGGCTTTAAAGGAGTGTCTTAGAAGGAGAGTAATATAGAAAATTAAGTGGAGTTTTGGACAGAACTTCAGAGCTTTAAGCTTTGGGCACTGAAAAGAAGGTTTTCTGTTACAGAGCAGAAGGGGCCAAAATTGAAAGGGCACAGAGATCTTGAAGAATAGTATTGAGGGAACGTCTTTGAGTTTCTTACTAAGGTAAGAAAAGCCAAGATCATTGAAGGGCTAGAACAGAGGAATAACTATGCAAAAATAAAGCTGATAAGATTAAGGATCAATACTAGAAGGCCGGTGTTAATCCTTAAATCCCAGAGACGATGGGGAAGTGGGGCTCTTCGCAAATTCAAATACAGGTTTACTGCAGTCTAAAGATAACACCAAAGGTACATGGGAATAGTGAAGTTTCACAATAAAGGATGAAAGTTCCAGCAGTATCTTCCTGGGGTTCATTTAGGTGGGCAAGTTTATTGGGGCTGCTATACTATATTGAATGAAAAAGTACATTAGAGCAAAAGTTCCCATGTAATTCCAGTGAAAATGAATAGAACCTGCACTATTATGAGCTCTGAATTACCAGAGAGCTCCGCCTCATCGAGCAGACAAATGGAAAATGATTGACGTTCCTTCTTTAGGTTATTTTATGCAACAAAATTTCAAGGAAGGAGGAAATCTACAAGTATAAATTAAAATGATTAAAATGCATTTATAAACAGTATATATACAGAACCACCTCATTTATCTTTGTTCATCTATCATTATTATTAAAATCAAAGTCAATGTCTGTTGTGCAGTACTGCTTGTTGTTGAACGGTCTTGTACCACTGCAGTCCACCCAGTGAGGTGCTGCTGGGCAGCAAGTTCCAATGATATTGCAGATTCAGCAGACACATTTCCAAATAATACTTCAAACTACTGCTTTTCTTATGTGCCTCCTCCTGTTGTTCATCTTTCGATGAAGTGGCAGCGATTGCAAGATTGAGAAAATGCTGTTGAAAGGACCTTGATGAGTTGTTGCAGTTCACCGTATGGATAATACACATTGCAGCTAGGGTACGTgggtggtggtgtgagtgaatgtgttttCCTGGAAGTGGTAATCAGGTCATACATATCCTGAGGTCTTGATCTGGTTATCAGTGTAATTACAGTGGTTGTTTTATTTAGACTTTTCCAGCAGTTTCAGGCAGATTGTCTACAAATTGGCATCAGAAGCTGTCCCTCCTGTGTGAAAGTGATTCCCCGTGCTAGGTGAGCAGTTGTCTACTGCAGACTTAACTCCACTTGAAATGGACACACTAACTGGCCGCTTGATCATCTTGAAGACAATGTTTCTGTAGCCCTTGCAGGCAAAGAAGTATATGAAAGGGTCCAGGCAGCAGTTGAGGTTCATTATGGAAACAGTCAGATGGAGAGCCATTTGAAAATGCTGTTGCTCCTGGCAGGTTGGTGTGTATAGCAACTTTTTGATCATGTGCTGCATAATGGCCACGTGGTATGGGGTGAAACATATGAAAAACACAAAAAGGACAAGTAGGATAACGTTGTTGGCCTTTTTATTTCGCCCGGATTTTTCAGTTAAAGGGTTCTGTTTTGCTGTTCTGACAAGTTTTGAACTGACTTTAGAATAACTAAACATCATAAAGAACATAGGTAGAATGTAACCCACAACACAAGCACCAAGAAGCATTTCTGGAAGATTTGGCAAACCTTCAAAGTTTGGATATTCCATGCATGTTACGAAATTGCCTTGAACTTCTTTAGACATTGGTATTATTAGCAGTGGCACTGTCTGGCAGAGTATAATGAACCAGATGCCTATGCAGATCTTTTTGACAATGTGGATATTTCTGAACTTTGAATAGCGGAATGGATATAGAACAGCAATGAACCGATCCAAGCTTAGACAGGTCATGAAGCTTACACTAGCATATACGTTGCTGTAACAAATGAGTGCGGTTATTCTACAAAGTATTTCACCCATCTGCCAGTTAAATCCACGTGCATAGTACACTATCCGTGCAGGTAAAACAGCTGCAAAGAGGATGTCTGAGATCACCAGATTCATGGAATAAAGTGTAGTTGAATtaacttttttctgttttctttttatggCCATTATGGCTAGGATATTTCCAAAGATGCCGACAATGCATATCATGGAGTAGACCAAAGGTAGAAGGATTCTGGCTATATTGCGGTGAGCATACAGATCACATTCTTCTTTGGTTTCATTTGCAGAAATGTTGTTATACGCCATTGAATGATTCATGGTCAGAATCACTCCCACAGTTCTGTCAAAGAAACAAATCTGAAGTTTAGTTTAAGATTTATCAGGCATTTACTATTTCATCTGTGGCAATAGTTGTACATGGTATATTGTTATAATCTGGAAAGCAAGCCTGAAGTATTTATGGAAGCACTACTAAGAAGCTGCAAAAGGGAAACATGGAATACTTGAGGGAAATTTATAATTTGCAGGAGTATAACTAAAGCGCAAGAAGCATGGACCTAATTGAAGAGCTCTTGTATAACGGCACAAGTACGATGGACCAAATCGCTTCCTGTGCTGATTCTTTGATTCTTTCTTATAACCCTTCAGCTGTCTTTCTGGTTGACTTCTATCAGGCATAAGATTATTTTAGTATTGTATCAGATGTAATACTTAAACAATATACCGACTTGATGGCTGCAAGGAGTGTAGCTCGCACTATTGTTGGCAAAAGGCTCTATGCACATTTATGCATATTCTAGGGATGTGGTCTTTCAATTAAGTAGAGAGGCTGAAAGAGCTGAAATTGTTCACCTTAAAGGGAGATTTAAAAGAGATGTTAAGTTTAGTTTTGGAGGAGTAGGGAGAATCTGTTTCCAATGGTAAGGGATTCAGTGAGCATAGGACAAAGCTACTGACAAACGAGCAGGGATCTTTTTTAACATGTCATAATCTGAACGATCTGAGGCATTCAGTAGAGTCTTCCTGTTTTTACTTCTTGCTTAATTTTGACCTCTTTTTTTAACCTGTTGTTTTTTTCAACCATTTTTAAGACCTTTTTTTGAAACAGCTTGTTCAATTTTtacttctattttttttaaaacctgtTTTTGCCTCTTGTctaatttttaaatgttttctgGCGATTATTCATGCAACAAAATGATCAGAAACAATGTAAGTTGTGTTACCATTCAGACCAGAAATCTCACAGAAGATGCATTTAGGGAGATAAACGCGTAAAGGAAGAAGCTGTAGATAAACTCTCTGGTTGAGGAAGTCTAAAGAAAGCTGAGTGGTTTGCAGATTTCACATCCAACAGTTAACCTTAGCTGTAAGTTTATATGAATATCTTTAAGTACAACAAAAGCTGTTCTACATTCAGACAATTTTTTAAGGCTACTTGAAGCATATCAAGAGTTCCAACAAATGATCATAAAATGACAAGAGGATGCACTGTGTTGCTTGGAGGCTAAAATGTCATACGGCTGTACAGTTACTTTCAGTGCTCACTGAATGCATTTGTTCTTGCAGAGCCAGAATGGGAAGAGTCGGGGGGAGGGGGGCAGAAGCAATTGGATTTGATGTGCAAGGAATAGAGTGGCAGGCTGGAACAACTGAAGGAGATTGAGCAAAACAAGGGATGGAGCATATTTCTCTTTCACCTCATTGAGTCCAAAGTGACTTTCAGAGCATTCCCATTAATTCATTTCTTCCACACATTGTTCTGCAATTGTATTCTCTCTCAAAAGCCCATTGTTTCACCCTGATTATCCTGTCATCCATGTCCACTAGACAACTTGTAGTAACTAACAAACCTACCAGCCAGCGTgccttgggatatgggaggaaagcagagcactcaAGGTCataaggagagcattctgattcaATATTGAGGGTAGTAGAGCTCAGAAATAAGAACAAAAAAACCTTAAatttactcagcaggtcaggcagtgcccatggAAAGGGAAACATAGTTAATTTTTCAGATCAGAGACCCTCTGTCAGCCCTGAAGGTAGGAACTGACCAAGGTCATAGGGCTTATTAGAACAAGTGGTTAAGTGCTATGTAGCATTAGGGTTCTTAATAATAAAatctgaggctacgtccacactagactggataattttgaaaacgccggtttcacgtaaaaacgataggcgtccacaccaagtgtttttgaaaatacctccgtccacgTTTAAATAAgtatttgggtgaatctcctcctactgtgcatgcgcaggacacatctacagaaaacaagcaacatgtttggtgtaaaatctcgctgtgaaagtgcgTGTTTAAGCAGTTACAGATTAGAAAAACTTTAAAGGAAATTGCcgaacgatggacagctgttggctctcgcacaggaggacttaaaactaaaagaaataaatactggagtgtatggaggcaaccgacagggagttcatggacagtatgacccagctgacgacgaacattgaaaccgactaactctgttgcattaataaagcacattgttaaatgtataaagtatgtctgtatcagtgttattttgtatttccatactatgttacattaggctgttacacatctattgtcagagaagtacttgcataaataggtaaatctACCTTCATACCAGCAAGgatagaaaacagggcaaagagagtatacttatttattcagtaagttatgggtcaaagtatttggtgaacacatttctaactcttctgtctTCAGTCTCGTTGGCgtatgttctgaaattgttaggttgtttgggagttgtgttcaagaaaacaatgaaatgccacaCTGCCGCCACCATATGTtctggcacgtcatgacagcatttttaaaaatctctggTTACACACCCTGgagggcgttttagaaaagctctgttttcaggggaggaaaacgccatttcagtgtggacagagggacAAAACAAAGAGAAGaagctttggttacagatttatctggtctagtgtggacgtagcctgaagCTTATAGCAGAATGATTATTGCATACACCTATTgattcccacagttatcttgactatacctcgtCACACCCTGTCTCCTTTAAAAATGCTACTCTCTTttccagttccttcacctccaccacatctgttcccgggatgaggctttcctttcc is from Hypanus sabinus isolate sHypSab1 chromosome 5, sHypSab1.hap1, whole genome shotgun sequence and encodes:
- the gpr183a gene encoding G-protein coupled receptor 183-A — encoded protein: MNHSMAYNNISANETKEECDLYAHRNIARILLPLVYSMICIVGIFGNILAIMAIKRKQKKVNSTTLYSMNLVISDILFAAVLPARIVYYARGFNWQMGEILCRITALICYSNVYASVSFMTCLSLDRFIAVLYPFRYSKFRNIHIVKKICIGIWFIILCQTVPLLIIPMSKEVQGNFVTCMEYPNFEGLPNLPEMLLGACVVGYILPMFFMMFSYSKVSSKLVRTAKQNPLTEKSGRNKKANNVILLVLFVFFICFTPYHVAIMQHMIKKLLYTPTCQEQQHFQMALHLTVSIMNLNCCLDPFIYFFACKGYRNIVFKMIKRPVSVSISSGVKSAVDNCSPSTGNHFHTGGTASDANL